From Heliomicrobium modesticaldum Ice1, a single genomic window includes:
- a CDS encoding glycosyltransferase family 2 protein, with translation MVGPLISIVTATYNSEKHLEQTIASILGQTYRHIEYIIVDGGSTDGTLDIVDRYRSRIAKVISEPDRGIYDAFNKGYRASTGDIVYFLNSDDYLEDDNVIEEVASIFHAHPGLSIVYGNVRMHEEGSGFFYYYGKPVTIEDFKQGYMTPHPGFFARRSLFERQGGFSLDYPIAGDFEFVIKCFLSDGDKAYYFDRTIANFRIGGTSSSLKNYWKTRAEGELITKKLFATESKPLSTGEYNFHYYRAWFEALLLQKRSLSSVLRGVRRAAIFGSMKLALFLLEDMRQAGIETVCFLDNDGRRQNHTMRSVPIYGPDWLREQAEQIDAVILSFEGRYDEEVKAQIRSLIGERELLVLSWRELAEMSFDRA, from the coding sequence ATGGTCGGGCCCCTGATCTCAATCGTTACGGCCACCTACAACAGCGAAAAGCATCTGGAGCAGACGATCGCCAGTATCCTCGGACAAACCTATCGCCACATTGAATACATCATCGTCGACGGAGGGTCGACGGACGGCACGCTGGACATCGTCGACCGATACCGCTCTCGCATCGCCAAGGTGATATCAGAGCCGGATCGAGGAATCTATGACGCCTTTAACAAAGGGTACCGGGCGTCAACAGGGGATATTGTTTACTTCCTGAATTCTGACGACTACCTTGAGGATGACAATGTGATCGAAGAGGTAGCGTCCATTTTTCACGCTCACCCCGGTCTAAGCATCGTCTATGGAAATGTGCGGATGCATGAAGAGGGTTCGGGTTTTTTCTATTATTACGGAAAACCCGTGACGATAGAGGATTTCAAGCAGGGCTATATGACGCCGCATCCCGGTTTTTTTGCCCGCAGGTCCCTCTTTGAACGACAGGGCGGTTTTAGTCTCGATTATCCCATCGCCGGTGATTTTGAGTTTGTGATTAAGTGCTTCCTCAGTGACGGCGACAAGGCCTACTACTTCGACCGCACCATCGCCAACTTCCGGATCGGGGGAACCTCCAGCAGTTTGAAGAATTATTGGAAAACCCGCGCCGAGGGCGAGTTGATCACGAAGAAGCTCTTTGCTACCGAGAGCAAGCCCCTCTCGACGGGCGAGTACAATTTTCATTATTACCGCGCCTGGTTCGAGGCGCTGCTTCTGCAAAAGCGCAGTCTGTCCAGCGTCTTGCGGGGCGTGCGACGGGCGGCCATCTTCGGCTCTATGAAGCTGGCCTTATTCCTGCTGGAGGACATGCGGCAAGCGGGCATTGAGACGGTATGCTTCCTCGACAACGATGGGCGCCGGCAAAACCACACGATGAGGAGCGTTCCCATCTACGGGCCGGACTGGTTGCGGGAGCAGGCGGAACAGATCGATGCCGTGATCTTATCCTTTGAAGGCCGCTATGATGAGGAAGTGAAAGCCCAGATCCGCTCGTTGATCGGTGAGCGGGAGCTCTTGGTCTTGTCGTGGCGCGAACTGGCTGAGATGAGTTTCGATCGGGCATAG
- a CDS encoding class I SAM-dependent methyltransferase, whose amino-acid sequence MATINDNLQTWSNYDWSQSGDEWSAGWGGTEYLWTCTILPRILPYLPLGRTLELAPGFGRWTQFLKDVSQELILVDLTERCIDACKARFAGAKNLRYFTNDGKSLDMIEDNSLDFVFSWDSLVHVEIDVLEAYLKQLAKKLKPDGVGFIHHSNLGRYCDQNGEVLVENAAWRAGTVTAEGFEAICASVGLCCIRQELINWNGLLLNDCISVFTPQGSKFDQPNQRWKNLFFGDESRRVRKIAEHYKGVENKQVVHQAGMGEWIGRITIAAQGRPVYIWGTGKVGSAVYYLLQELGIQAAGFIDSDVRKAGQKLMDLNIAAPDEAIGLVEDIFVVIGSIAYHQEIGNRLIEMGLKSIIDFDTIPYITKP is encoded by the coding sequence TTGGCGACGATCAACGATAACTTGCAAACCTGGTCGAATTACGATTGGAGTCAATCGGGCGATGAGTGGTCAGCCGGTTGGGGTGGAACGGAGTATCTATGGACTTGCACCATATTGCCGCGAATCCTGCCCTACCTCCCGTTGGGGCGAACGCTGGAACTGGCGCCAGGCTTCGGGCGGTGGACGCAGTTTCTAAAAGATGTCTCGCAAGAACTGATACTGGTCGATTTAACGGAACGTTGCATCGACGCTTGCAAAGCGCGGTTCGCCGGCGCAAAGAATCTCCGTTACTTCACCAATGACGGGAAATCGCTCGATATGATTGAAGACAATTCGCTGGACTTTGTCTTCAGTTGGGACTCCTTGGTGCATGTCGAGATCGACGTGCTCGAAGCCTATCTGAAGCAACTCGCGAAGAAATTAAAGCCCGACGGCGTGGGCTTTATCCATCATTCCAATCTGGGCCGCTACTGTGATCAAAACGGGGAGGTCCTTGTGGAAAACGCCGCATGGCGGGCGGGCACCGTCACCGCCGAAGGGTTTGAGGCGATCTGCGCTTCCGTGGGCCTGTGCTGTATCCGTCAAGAATTGATCAATTGGAACGGCTTGCTCTTAAATGATTGCATATCGGTCTTCACCCCCCAAGGGAGCAAGTTTGACCAGCCGAATCAGCGGTGGAAGAACCTGTTTTTTGGCGATGAGTCGCGCCGGGTCAGAAAGATCGCGGAGCATTACAAAGGCGTGGAGAACAAGCAGGTGGTGCACCAAGCCGGCATGGGCGAATGGATCGGCAGAATCACCATAGCTGCCCAGGGACGGCCTGTTTACATCTGGGGAACAGGAAAAGTCGGGAGCGCCGTGTACTACTTGTTGCAGGAACTGGGCATCCAGGCAGCCGGCTTCATCGACAGCGATGTCCGGAAGGCCGGCCAAAAGCTGATGGATTTGAACATCGCCGCTCCGGATGAGGCGATTGGCCTTGTCGAGGATATTTTTGTGGTCATTGGTTCCATCGCCTATCACCAGGAAATCGGCAATCGGTTGATCGAGATGGGGTTGAAGAGCATTATAGACTTCGACACCATTCCGTACATCACCAAGCCATAA
- a CDS encoding IS1380-like element ISHmo1 family transposase, which produces MTMKKFIIEQSNEELTPVTGLALVGALLRKTSLKLRLDKSTVPTCLTPDISHGTVALSYLGLLCQGKNDFDAIELARGDDFFRYAMGVDIVPSSPTLRQRFEKVVETDLKWNDIIMEESARLIKKAKVPLTPVRVGATDYLTVDVDVTPLDNSGSKKEGVTRTYKGHDGFAPILAYLGQEGYCINVELRPGKDHSQKGTPQFLTKSINYARQCGAEKLLVRMDSGFDSVDNIRVLRAENVDYIIKGNLRQETPEMWRDIALKNGQARIVREGKVEYTGSVMWKVGDMEQRERVVFHVVERTILSNGQQLLLPELEVATYWTSLPVSPEELIHLQRDHGTSEQFHSELKTDLDLERLPSGKFKVNDLVFHFGALAYNLLRIVGQMSLHHLDSPLKRKAHTQRRRIRTVLQNVITIASRLVRHARQVKLRLGAHSPWYATFKDLYLAFS; this is translated from the coding sequence ATGACCATGAAGAAGTTCATTATCGAGCAATCGAATGAGGAGCTTACACCGGTAACTGGATTGGCGCTCGTGGGCGCCTTGTTAAGAAAGACTTCATTGAAATTGCGATTGGATAAGTCCACTGTGCCCACTTGTTTGACACCAGATATAAGCCACGGAACTGTTGCTCTGAGCTACCTGGGCCTTCTCTGTCAGGGAAAGAATGACTTCGATGCGATTGAGCTGGCTCGTGGAGATGACTTTTTTCGATACGCCATGGGCGTCGACATCGTACCCTCCAGTCCCACGTTACGACAACGATTTGAAAAGGTTGTTGAGACGGATTTGAAATGGAACGACATCATTATGGAAGAATCTGCTCGTCTCATCAAAAAAGCAAAAGTTCCCTTGACACCTGTTCGGGTCGGCGCTACGGACTATCTGACGGTAGACGTAGATGTGACGCCATTGGATAATTCCGGTTCCAAAAAAGAGGGGGTGACGCGCACCTACAAAGGTCATGATGGCTTTGCGCCCATACTGGCCTACCTCGGTCAGGAAGGCTACTGCATAAACGTTGAGCTGCGTCCGGGCAAAGATCATAGCCAGAAAGGAACGCCCCAGTTCTTAACAAAGAGCATCAATTACGCACGCCAGTGCGGAGCTGAGAAGCTTCTGGTACGCATGGATTCCGGCTTTGACAGCGTCGATAACATACGCGTCCTCCGCGCAGAGAATGTTGACTACATAATCAAAGGCAACCTTCGCCAAGAAACTCCCGAAATGTGGAGGGACATCGCCCTTAAAAATGGGCAGGCCCGAATTGTTCGGGAAGGAAAAGTGGAGTATACGGGCAGCGTAATGTGGAAGGTCGGCGATATGGAACAACGTGAACGGGTGGTTTTCCATGTCGTGGAACGAACCATCTTGTCCAATGGGCAGCAATTGCTGCTTCCAGAGTTAGAAGTGGCCACGTACTGGACGTCGTTACCCGTCTCGCCGGAAGAATTGATTCATTTGCAAAGAGATCACGGAACCAGCGAGCAATTCCATAGCGAGTTAAAAACGGACCTTGATTTGGAACGACTGCCTAGTGGAAAATTTAAGGTCAATGATCTGGTCTTTCATTTCGGTGCGCTTGCCTATAACCTGCTTCGCATCGTTGGTCAAATGAGCTTACACCATCTGGATTCCCCTCTAAAGAGAAAGGCCCATACGCAGCGCCGCCGGATACGCACGGTACTTCAAAATGTGATCACCATTGCGTCTCGATTGGTGAGACATGCCAGACAAGTGAAGCTCCGGCTCGGGGCGCATAGTCCCTGGTACGCAACGTTTAAGGATCTCTATCTTGCTTTTTCGTAA
- a CDS encoding UDP binding domain-containing protein, protein MGILSLAFKSGTDDMRESAAISIINQLLVEGAVIRAFDPRAIENAKKIS, encoded by the coding sequence ATCGGCATTCTAAGCCTGGCTTTCAAATCAGGAACTGACGATATGCGTGAGTCAGCCGCCATCTCAATCATTAATCAGCTTTTAGTCGAAGGTGCAGTGATTCGTGCTTTCGACCCACGCGCCATAGAGAACGCCAAAAAGATATCCTGA
- a CDS encoding integrase core domain-containing protein — translation MRTDNGPQFISRVFEETCEQYQVEHERIPPKTPNKNAHIESFYANLERECYIKHTFESYQDAYQVVGEYIDFYNQRRIHGSLYNMSPAEFCRQMADGNVPAFIVTL, via the coding sequence GTGCGAACCGACAATGGACCGCAGTTTATCAGCCGTGTGTTTGAGGAAACGTGCGAACAATACCAGGTTGAACACGAACGAATTCCCCCGAAGACGCCGAACAAAAACGCCCATATCGAATCGTTTTATGCAAATCTGGAACGCGAGTGCTACATCAAGCATACCTTTGAATCCTACCAAGACGCCTACCAAGTGGTCGGAGAATACATTGACTTTTATAACCAGAGGCGAATCCACGGCAGCCTCTACAATATGTCCCCTGCGGAGTTTTGTCGACAGATGGCGGATGGGAACGTACCCGCTTTTATTGTCACACTGTAG